A part of Toxotes jaculatrix isolate fToxJac2 chromosome 24, fToxJac2.pri, whole genome shotgun sequence genomic DNA contains:
- the LOC121177825 gene encoding sodium-driven chloride bicarbonate exchanger-like isoform X3: MDITDQGAQMEPLLPTEQSSQENKDVRTDEEAVVDRGGTRSMLNTNFEKEELEGHRTLYIGVHVPLGRRSHRRHRHHGHRHRKRSKERDSTADDGRESPSHTDTPAQRVQFLLGTEDGDEEHIPHALFTELDEICLREGEDAEWKETARWLKFEEDVEDGGERWSKPYVATLSLHSLFELRSCIMNGTVMLDMRANSLEEIADMVLDQHEVSGPVGQDARRRIREALLKQHHHQNHKKLANRIPIVRSFADIGKKQSEPHSMDKNGQTVSPQSQPANNEGKQDVSRENSAVDFSKIDLHFMKKIPPGAEASNVLVGELEFLDRPVVAFVRLAPAVLLNGLAEVPITTRFLFILLGPLGKGPQYHEIGRSIATLMTDEVFHDVAYKAKDRNDLVAGIDEFLDQVTVLPPGEWDPSIRIEPPKNVPSQEKRKIPPVPNGVTDLGESEEHGGHGGPELQRTGKIFGGLVLDIKRKAPHYLSDYTDAVSLQCLASFLFLYCACMSPVITFGGLLGEATEGRVSAIESLFGASMTGIAYSLFAGQPLTILGSTGPVLVFEKILFKFCKDYGLSYLSLRACIGLWTAFFCLLLVATDASSLVCYITRFTEEAFAALICIIFIYEALEKLIHLGVHYPINKNNNLQKLTQYSCACVEPRDPSNETLRFWEERNITASQVNWTMLEVKECEMLHGEFEGTACGPHGPYIPDVLFWCVVLFFSTVFMSAFLKEFKTSRYFPTKVRSIISDFAVFITILTMVLVDYALGIPSPKLQVPSKFKPTRDDRGWVINPVGPNPWWTTIITFIPALLCTILIFMDQQITAVIINRKEHKLKKGCGYHLDLFVVGVMLGVCSVMGLPWFVAATVLSISHVNSLKLESECSAPGEQPKFLGIREQRFTGLMIFTLMGCSVFMTSVLKFIPMPVLYGVFLYMGASSLRGIQFFDRLKLFGMPAKHQPDFIYLRHVPLRKVHLFTIIQLSCLVLLWVIKTSKAAIVFPMMVLALVFIRKLLDFIFTKRELSWLDDLMPEWKKKKLEDAAQEEEHSIIAEEEGIVQVPLEGHYKSDPATVNITDEMSKGSFGNVWSSVSPAESTKKEPSAKSSPS, from the exons agGACTGATGAGGAGGCAGTGGTGGACCGCGGGGGCACGCGCTCCATGCTCAACACCAACTTCGAGAAGGAAGAACTCGAAG GTCACCGCACTCTCTACATTGGGGTTCACGTACCCCTGGGCAGGAGGTCGCACCGCCGTCACCGTCaccatggacacagacacaggaaaaggTCCAAGGAGAGAGACTCTACGGCTGACGATGGACGGGAATCCCCCTCGCACA CAGACACACCAGCTCAGAGGGTGCAGTTTCTCTTGGGGACGGAGGACGGCGACGAGGAACACATCCCCCATGCCCTGTTCACAGAGCTGGATGAAATCTGTCTCAGGGAGGGCGAGGACGCCGAGTGGAAAGAGACGGCAAG GTGGCTCAAATTTGAGGAGGATGTTGAGGATGGCGGCGAGCGGTGGAGTAAACCGTACGTAGCCACGCTGTCTCTACACAGTCTTTTCGAGCTTCGCAGCTGCATCATGAACGGCACCGTGATGCTGGACATGAGGGCCAACTCTCTGGAGGAGATCGCAG ACATGGTTCTGGACCAACACGAGGTGTCGGGCCCTGTAGGTCAGGATGCCAGGAGGAGGATCCGCGAGGCCCTGCTCAAACAGCACCACCACCAAAACCACAAGAAACTGGCCAACCGCATCCCCATTGTACGCTCCTTTGCTGACATTGGCAAGAAGCAGTCTGAGCCTCATTCCATGGACAAGAATG GCCAAACAGTCTCACCTCAGTCCCAGCCGGCCAACAACGAGGGCAAACAGGACGTCAGCCGAGAAAACAGTGCTGTCGACTTCAGCAAG ATTGACCTCCACTTTATGAAGAAGATCCCACCTGGCGCTGAGGCATCCAACGTCCTGGTGGGGGAGCTGGAATTCCTCGACCGCCCCGTGGTGGCTTTTGTCCGCCTGGCTCCTGCGGTGCTGCTCAATGGCCTGGCTGAGGTTCCCATCACCACCAG GTTTCTTTTCATCCTGCTCGGCCCTCTGGGAAAAGGTCCACAGTATCATGAAATTGGCCGGTCTATTGCTACCCTGATGACCGATGAG GTTTTCCATGATGTTGCTTACAAAGCCAAAGACAGGAACGACCTGGTGGCAGGCATCGATGAGTTTCTGGACCAGGTGACAGTGTTACCCCCCGGAGAGTGGGACCCCTCCATCAGAATAGAGCCTCCCAAGAATGTGCCCTCTCAG GAAAAGCGGAAGATTCCTCCTGTTCCCAACGGAGTGACAGATCTTGGAGAGTCAGAGGAACACGGAGGGCACGGTGGCCCTGAGCTCCAGCGCACTGGGAA AATTTTTGGCGGGCTTGTCTTGGACATCAAGCGCAAAGCACCTCACTACCTTTCCGACTACACGGACGCCGTCAGTCTTCAGTGTCTggcctctttcctcttcctctactGCGCCTGCATGTCCCCCGTCATCACTTTCGGAGGACTGCTGGGTGAGGCCACAGAGGGACGCGTG AGCGCTATCGAGTCCCTTTTCGGGGCATCCATGACTGGAATAGCCTACTCCCTTTTTGCCGGTCAGCCTCTCACCATCCTGGGCAGCACGGGGCCTGTTCTTGTCTTTGAGAAGATCCTCTTCAAGTTCTGCAA GGACTATGGCCTCTCCTACCTCTCCCTGAGGGCCTGCATTGGCCTGTGGACGGCCTTCTTCTGTCTACTGCTGGTGGCCACCGATGCCAGCTCACTCGTCTGTTACATCACACGTTTCACTGAGGAGGCTTTCGCGGCACTGATCTGCATCATCTTCATCTATGAGGCCCTGGAGAAGCTAATCCACTTGGGGGTGCATTACCccatcaataaaaacaacaaccttcAGAAACTCACACAATACTc GTGTGCTTGTGTGGAGCCCAGGGACCCCAGCAACGAGACTCTACGCTTCTGGGAGGagaggaacatcacagcctcacagGTCAACTGGACCATGCTGGAGGTCAAG GAGTGCGAGATGTTGCACGGGGAGTTTGAGGGCACTGCCTGCGGTCCCCACGGCCCCTACATCCCCGACGTCCTCTTCTGGTGCGTGgtcctcttcttctccaccGTCTTCATGTCGGCCTTCCTCAAGGAGTTCAAGACGAGTCGCTACTTCCCCACCAAG GTGCGGTCCATCATCAGTGACTTTGCCGTCTTCATCACCATCCTCACTATGGTTTTGGTAGATTATGCCCTGGGGATCCCTTCACCTAAATTACAAGTCCCCAGCAAGTTCAAA CCAACCAGAGATGATCGTGGCTGGGTTATAAACCCCGTGGGGCCCAACCCCTGGTGGACCACCATCATCACCTTCATCCCGGCTCTGCTCTGCACCATCCTCATCTTTATGGACCAGCAGATCACAGCTGTCATTATCAACAGGAAGGAGCACAAATTGAAG aaaggctgtggctaccacctggacctgtttgtggTGGGGGTGATGCTGGGAGTGTGCTCGGTGATGGGCCTGCCGTGGTTCGTGGCCGCTACTGTGCTCTCCATCTCCCACGTCAACAGCCTGAAGCTGGAGTCGGAGTGCTCGGCCCCCGGAGAGCAGCCCAAGTTTCTGGGCATCCGAGAGCAGCGCTTCACCGGCCTCATGATCTTCACCCTGATGGGCTGCTCTGTCTTCATGACCTCTGTGCTGAAG tTCATCCCCATGCCTGTCCTGTACGGAGTCTTTCTGTACATGGGGGCGTCCTCCCTCAGAGGTATTCAG TTCTTTGACCGCCTGAAGCTGTTCGGCATGCCGGCCAAACATCAGCCAGACTTCATCTACCTTCGCCATGTCCCTCTGAGGAAGGTGCACCTCTTCACCATCATCCAGCTCAGCTGCTTGGTCCTGCTGTGGGTCATCAAGACCTCCAAGGCCGCCATCGTCTTCCCCATGATG GTCTTGGCTTTGGTGTTCATCCGGAAGCTGCTGGACTTCATCTTCACCAAGAGAGAGCTGAGCTGGCTGGATGACCTGATGCCCgagtggaagaagaagaagctggaggatGCGGCACAAGAG GAGGAGCACAGTATTATTGCAGAGGAGGAAGGCATTGTACAAGTGCCACTGGAGGGACACTACAA GAGTGACCCAGCCACAGTGAacatcactgatgaaatgtCCAAAGGATCTTTTGGGAATGTATGGAGCAGTGTCAGCCCTGCTGAGAGCACCAAGAAGGAACCAAGCGCTAAAAG CTCCCCTTCCTAA
- the LOC121177825 gene encoding sodium-driven chloride bicarbonate exchanger-like isoform X1, with protein MDITDQGAQMEPLLPTEQSSQENKDVRTDEEAVVDRGGTRSMLNTNFEKEELEGHRTLYIGVHVPLGRRSHRRHRHHGHRHRKRSKERDSTADDGRESPSHTDTPAQRVQFLLGTEDGDEEHIPHALFTELDEICLREGEDAEWKETARWLKFEEDVEDGGERWSKPYVATLSLHSLFELRSCIMNGTVMLDMRANSLEEIADMVLDQHEVSGPVGQDARRRIREALLKQHHHQNHKKLANRIPIVRSFADIGKKQSEPHSMDKNGQTVSPQSQPANNEGKQDVSRENSAVDFSKIDLHFMKKIPPGAEASNVLVGELEFLDRPVVAFVRLAPAVLLNGLAEVPITTRFLFILLGPLGKGPQYHEIGRSIATLMTDEVFHDVAYKAKDRNDLVAGIDEFLDQVTVLPPGEWDPSIRIEPPKNVPSQEKRKIPPVPNGVTDLGESEEHGGHGGPELQRTGKIFGGLVLDIKRKAPHYLSDYTDAVSLQCLASFLFLYCACMSPVITFGGLLGEATEGRVSAIESLFGASMTGIAYSLFAGQPLTILGSTGPVLVFEKILFKFCKDYGLSYLSLRACIGLWTAFFCLLLVATDASSLVCYITRFTEEAFAALICIIFIYEALEKLIHLGVHYPINKNNNLQKLTQYSCACVEPRDPSNETLRFWEERNITASQVNWTMLEVKECEMLHGEFEGTACGPHGPYIPDVLFWCVVLFFSTVFMSAFLKEFKTSRYFPTKVRSIISDFAVFITILTMVLVDYALGIPSPKLQVPSKFKPTRDDRGWVINPVGPNPWWTTIITFIPALLCTILIFMDQQITAVIINRKEHKLKKGCGYHLDLFVVGVMLGVCSVMGLPWFVAATVLSISHVNSLKLESECSAPGEQPKFLGIREQRFTGLMIFTLMGCSVFMTSVLKFIPMPVLYGVFLYMGASSLRGIQFFDRLKLFGMPAKHQPDFIYLRHVPLRKVHLFTIIQLSCLVLLWVIKTSKAAIVFPMMVLALVFIRKLLDFIFTKRELSWLDDLMPEWKKKKLEDAAQEEEHSIIAEEEGIVQVPLEGHYKSDPATVNITDEMSKGSFGNVWSSVSPAESTKKEPSAKSCPGGGGEKRHKRRRHEKSLDRETSL; from the exons agGACTGATGAGGAGGCAGTGGTGGACCGCGGGGGCACGCGCTCCATGCTCAACACCAACTTCGAGAAGGAAGAACTCGAAG GTCACCGCACTCTCTACATTGGGGTTCACGTACCCCTGGGCAGGAGGTCGCACCGCCGTCACCGTCaccatggacacagacacaggaaaaggTCCAAGGAGAGAGACTCTACGGCTGACGATGGACGGGAATCCCCCTCGCACA CAGACACACCAGCTCAGAGGGTGCAGTTTCTCTTGGGGACGGAGGACGGCGACGAGGAACACATCCCCCATGCCCTGTTCACAGAGCTGGATGAAATCTGTCTCAGGGAGGGCGAGGACGCCGAGTGGAAAGAGACGGCAAG GTGGCTCAAATTTGAGGAGGATGTTGAGGATGGCGGCGAGCGGTGGAGTAAACCGTACGTAGCCACGCTGTCTCTACACAGTCTTTTCGAGCTTCGCAGCTGCATCATGAACGGCACCGTGATGCTGGACATGAGGGCCAACTCTCTGGAGGAGATCGCAG ACATGGTTCTGGACCAACACGAGGTGTCGGGCCCTGTAGGTCAGGATGCCAGGAGGAGGATCCGCGAGGCCCTGCTCAAACAGCACCACCACCAAAACCACAAGAAACTGGCCAACCGCATCCCCATTGTACGCTCCTTTGCTGACATTGGCAAGAAGCAGTCTGAGCCTCATTCCATGGACAAGAATG GCCAAACAGTCTCACCTCAGTCCCAGCCGGCCAACAACGAGGGCAAACAGGACGTCAGCCGAGAAAACAGTGCTGTCGACTTCAGCAAG ATTGACCTCCACTTTATGAAGAAGATCCCACCTGGCGCTGAGGCATCCAACGTCCTGGTGGGGGAGCTGGAATTCCTCGACCGCCCCGTGGTGGCTTTTGTCCGCCTGGCTCCTGCGGTGCTGCTCAATGGCCTGGCTGAGGTTCCCATCACCACCAG GTTTCTTTTCATCCTGCTCGGCCCTCTGGGAAAAGGTCCACAGTATCATGAAATTGGCCGGTCTATTGCTACCCTGATGACCGATGAG GTTTTCCATGATGTTGCTTACAAAGCCAAAGACAGGAACGACCTGGTGGCAGGCATCGATGAGTTTCTGGACCAGGTGACAGTGTTACCCCCCGGAGAGTGGGACCCCTCCATCAGAATAGAGCCTCCCAAGAATGTGCCCTCTCAG GAAAAGCGGAAGATTCCTCCTGTTCCCAACGGAGTGACAGATCTTGGAGAGTCAGAGGAACACGGAGGGCACGGTGGCCCTGAGCTCCAGCGCACTGGGAA AATTTTTGGCGGGCTTGTCTTGGACATCAAGCGCAAAGCACCTCACTACCTTTCCGACTACACGGACGCCGTCAGTCTTCAGTGTCTggcctctttcctcttcctctactGCGCCTGCATGTCCCCCGTCATCACTTTCGGAGGACTGCTGGGTGAGGCCACAGAGGGACGCGTG AGCGCTATCGAGTCCCTTTTCGGGGCATCCATGACTGGAATAGCCTACTCCCTTTTTGCCGGTCAGCCTCTCACCATCCTGGGCAGCACGGGGCCTGTTCTTGTCTTTGAGAAGATCCTCTTCAAGTTCTGCAA GGACTATGGCCTCTCCTACCTCTCCCTGAGGGCCTGCATTGGCCTGTGGACGGCCTTCTTCTGTCTACTGCTGGTGGCCACCGATGCCAGCTCACTCGTCTGTTACATCACACGTTTCACTGAGGAGGCTTTCGCGGCACTGATCTGCATCATCTTCATCTATGAGGCCCTGGAGAAGCTAATCCACTTGGGGGTGCATTACCccatcaataaaaacaacaaccttcAGAAACTCACACAATACTc GTGTGCTTGTGTGGAGCCCAGGGACCCCAGCAACGAGACTCTACGCTTCTGGGAGGagaggaacatcacagcctcacagGTCAACTGGACCATGCTGGAGGTCAAG GAGTGCGAGATGTTGCACGGGGAGTTTGAGGGCACTGCCTGCGGTCCCCACGGCCCCTACATCCCCGACGTCCTCTTCTGGTGCGTGgtcctcttcttctccaccGTCTTCATGTCGGCCTTCCTCAAGGAGTTCAAGACGAGTCGCTACTTCCCCACCAAG GTGCGGTCCATCATCAGTGACTTTGCCGTCTTCATCACCATCCTCACTATGGTTTTGGTAGATTATGCCCTGGGGATCCCTTCACCTAAATTACAAGTCCCCAGCAAGTTCAAA CCAACCAGAGATGATCGTGGCTGGGTTATAAACCCCGTGGGGCCCAACCCCTGGTGGACCACCATCATCACCTTCATCCCGGCTCTGCTCTGCACCATCCTCATCTTTATGGACCAGCAGATCACAGCTGTCATTATCAACAGGAAGGAGCACAAATTGAAG aaaggctgtggctaccacctggacctgtttgtggTGGGGGTGATGCTGGGAGTGTGCTCGGTGATGGGCCTGCCGTGGTTCGTGGCCGCTACTGTGCTCTCCATCTCCCACGTCAACAGCCTGAAGCTGGAGTCGGAGTGCTCGGCCCCCGGAGAGCAGCCCAAGTTTCTGGGCATCCGAGAGCAGCGCTTCACCGGCCTCATGATCTTCACCCTGATGGGCTGCTCTGTCTTCATGACCTCTGTGCTGAAG tTCATCCCCATGCCTGTCCTGTACGGAGTCTTTCTGTACATGGGGGCGTCCTCCCTCAGAGGTATTCAG TTCTTTGACCGCCTGAAGCTGTTCGGCATGCCGGCCAAACATCAGCCAGACTTCATCTACCTTCGCCATGTCCCTCTGAGGAAGGTGCACCTCTTCACCATCATCCAGCTCAGCTGCTTGGTCCTGCTGTGGGTCATCAAGACCTCCAAGGCCGCCATCGTCTTCCCCATGATG GTCTTGGCTTTGGTGTTCATCCGGAAGCTGCTGGACTTCATCTTCACCAAGAGAGAGCTGAGCTGGCTGGATGACCTGATGCCCgagtggaagaagaagaagctggaggatGCGGCACAAGAG GAGGAGCACAGTATTATTGCAGAGGAGGAAGGCATTGTACAAGTGCCACTGGAGGGACACTACAA GAGTGACCCAGCCACAGTGAacatcactgatgaaatgtCCAAAGGATCTTTTGGGAATGTATGGAGCAGTGTCAGCCCTGCTGAGAGCACCAAGAAGGAACCAAGCGCTAAAAG TTGTCCCGGCGGCGGCGGCGAAAAGCGACACAAGCGGCGGAGGCATGAGAAGAGCTTGGACAGGGAGACGAGTTTGTGA
- the LOC121177825 gene encoding sodium-driven chloride bicarbonate exchanger-like isoform X2, which translates to MDITDQGAQMEPLLPTEQSSQENKDVRTDEEAVVDRGGTRSMLNTNFEKEELEGHRTLYIGVHVPLGRRSHRRHRHHGHRHRKRSKERDSTADDGRESPSHNTPAQRVQFLLGTEDGDEEHIPHALFTELDEICLREGEDAEWKETARWLKFEEDVEDGGERWSKPYVATLSLHSLFELRSCIMNGTVMLDMRANSLEEIADMVLDQHEVSGPVGQDARRRIREALLKQHHHQNHKKLANRIPIVRSFADIGKKQSEPHSMDKNGQTVSPQSQPANNEGKQDVSRENSAVDFSKIDLHFMKKIPPGAEASNVLVGELEFLDRPVVAFVRLAPAVLLNGLAEVPITTRFLFILLGPLGKGPQYHEIGRSIATLMTDEVFHDVAYKAKDRNDLVAGIDEFLDQVTVLPPGEWDPSIRIEPPKNVPSQEKRKIPPVPNGVTDLGESEEHGGHGGPELQRTGKIFGGLVLDIKRKAPHYLSDYTDAVSLQCLASFLFLYCACMSPVITFGGLLGEATEGRVSAIESLFGASMTGIAYSLFAGQPLTILGSTGPVLVFEKILFKFCKDYGLSYLSLRACIGLWTAFFCLLLVATDASSLVCYITRFTEEAFAALICIIFIYEALEKLIHLGVHYPINKNNNLQKLTQYSCACVEPRDPSNETLRFWEERNITASQVNWTMLEVKECEMLHGEFEGTACGPHGPYIPDVLFWCVVLFFSTVFMSAFLKEFKTSRYFPTKVRSIISDFAVFITILTMVLVDYALGIPSPKLQVPSKFKPTRDDRGWVINPVGPNPWWTTIITFIPALLCTILIFMDQQITAVIINRKEHKLKKGCGYHLDLFVVGVMLGVCSVMGLPWFVAATVLSISHVNSLKLESECSAPGEQPKFLGIREQRFTGLMIFTLMGCSVFMTSVLKFIPMPVLYGVFLYMGASSLRGIQFFDRLKLFGMPAKHQPDFIYLRHVPLRKVHLFTIIQLSCLVLLWVIKTSKAAIVFPMMVLALVFIRKLLDFIFTKRELSWLDDLMPEWKKKKLEDAAQEEEHSIIAEEEGIVQVPLEGHYKSDPATVNITDEMSKGSFGNVWSSVSPAESTKKEPSAKSCPGGGGEKRHKRRRHEKSLDRETSL; encoded by the exons agGACTGATGAGGAGGCAGTGGTGGACCGCGGGGGCACGCGCTCCATGCTCAACACCAACTTCGAGAAGGAAGAACTCGAAG GTCACCGCACTCTCTACATTGGGGTTCACGTACCCCTGGGCAGGAGGTCGCACCGCCGTCACCGTCaccatggacacagacacaggaaaaggTCCAAGGAGAGAGACTCTACGGCTGACGATGGACGGGAATCCCCCTCGCACA ACACACCAGCTCAGAGGGTGCAGTTTCTCTTGGGGACGGAGGACGGCGACGAGGAACACATCCCCCATGCCCTGTTCACAGAGCTGGATGAAATCTGTCTCAGGGAGGGCGAGGACGCCGAGTGGAAAGAGACGGCAAG GTGGCTCAAATTTGAGGAGGATGTTGAGGATGGCGGCGAGCGGTGGAGTAAACCGTACGTAGCCACGCTGTCTCTACACAGTCTTTTCGAGCTTCGCAGCTGCATCATGAACGGCACCGTGATGCTGGACATGAGGGCCAACTCTCTGGAGGAGATCGCAG ACATGGTTCTGGACCAACACGAGGTGTCGGGCCCTGTAGGTCAGGATGCCAGGAGGAGGATCCGCGAGGCCCTGCTCAAACAGCACCACCACCAAAACCACAAGAAACTGGCCAACCGCATCCCCATTGTACGCTCCTTTGCTGACATTGGCAAGAAGCAGTCTGAGCCTCATTCCATGGACAAGAATG GCCAAACAGTCTCACCTCAGTCCCAGCCGGCCAACAACGAGGGCAAACAGGACGTCAGCCGAGAAAACAGTGCTGTCGACTTCAGCAAG ATTGACCTCCACTTTATGAAGAAGATCCCACCTGGCGCTGAGGCATCCAACGTCCTGGTGGGGGAGCTGGAATTCCTCGACCGCCCCGTGGTGGCTTTTGTCCGCCTGGCTCCTGCGGTGCTGCTCAATGGCCTGGCTGAGGTTCCCATCACCACCAG GTTTCTTTTCATCCTGCTCGGCCCTCTGGGAAAAGGTCCACAGTATCATGAAATTGGCCGGTCTATTGCTACCCTGATGACCGATGAG GTTTTCCATGATGTTGCTTACAAAGCCAAAGACAGGAACGACCTGGTGGCAGGCATCGATGAGTTTCTGGACCAGGTGACAGTGTTACCCCCCGGAGAGTGGGACCCCTCCATCAGAATAGAGCCTCCCAAGAATGTGCCCTCTCAG GAAAAGCGGAAGATTCCTCCTGTTCCCAACGGAGTGACAGATCTTGGAGAGTCAGAGGAACACGGAGGGCACGGTGGCCCTGAGCTCCAGCGCACTGGGAA AATTTTTGGCGGGCTTGTCTTGGACATCAAGCGCAAAGCACCTCACTACCTTTCCGACTACACGGACGCCGTCAGTCTTCAGTGTCTggcctctttcctcttcctctactGCGCCTGCATGTCCCCCGTCATCACTTTCGGAGGACTGCTGGGTGAGGCCACAGAGGGACGCGTG AGCGCTATCGAGTCCCTTTTCGGGGCATCCATGACTGGAATAGCCTACTCCCTTTTTGCCGGTCAGCCTCTCACCATCCTGGGCAGCACGGGGCCTGTTCTTGTCTTTGAGAAGATCCTCTTCAAGTTCTGCAA GGACTATGGCCTCTCCTACCTCTCCCTGAGGGCCTGCATTGGCCTGTGGACGGCCTTCTTCTGTCTACTGCTGGTGGCCACCGATGCCAGCTCACTCGTCTGTTACATCACACGTTTCACTGAGGAGGCTTTCGCGGCACTGATCTGCATCATCTTCATCTATGAGGCCCTGGAGAAGCTAATCCACTTGGGGGTGCATTACCccatcaataaaaacaacaaccttcAGAAACTCACACAATACTc GTGTGCTTGTGTGGAGCCCAGGGACCCCAGCAACGAGACTCTACGCTTCTGGGAGGagaggaacatcacagcctcacagGTCAACTGGACCATGCTGGAGGTCAAG GAGTGCGAGATGTTGCACGGGGAGTTTGAGGGCACTGCCTGCGGTCCCCACGGCCCCTACATCCCCGACGTCCTCTTCTGGTGCGTGgtcctcttcttctccaccGTCTTCATGTCGGCCTTCCTCAAGGAGTTCAAGACGAGTCGCTACTTCCCCACCAAG GTGCGGTCCATCATCAGTGACTTTGCCGTCTTCATCACCATCCTCACTATGGTTTTGGTAGATTATGCCCTGGGGATCCCTTCACCTAAATTACAAGTCCCCAGCAAGTTCAAA CCAACCAGAGATGATCGTGGCTGGGTTATAAACCCCGTGGGGCCCAACCCCTGGTGGACCACCATCATCACCTTCATCCCGGCTCTGCTCTGCACCATCCTCATCTTTATGGACCAGCAGATCACAGCTGTCATTATCAACAGGAAGGAGCACAAATTGAAG aaaggctgtggctaccacctggacctgtttgtggTGGGGGTGATGCTGGGAGTGTGCTCGGTGATGGGCCTGCCGTGGTTCGTGGCCGCTACTGTGCTCTCCATCTCCCACGTCAACAGCCTGAAGCTGGAGTCGGAGTGCTCGGCCCCCGGAGAGCAGCCCAAGTTTCTGGGCATCCGAGAGCAGCGCTTCACCGGCCTCATGATCTTCACCCTGATGGGCTGCTCTGTCTTCATGACCTCTGTGCTGAAG tTCATCCCCATGCCTGTCCTGTACGGAGTCTTTCTGTACATGGGGGCGTCCTCCCTCAGAGGTATTCAG TTCTTTGACCGCCTGAAGCTGTTCGGCATGCCGGCCAAACATCAGCCAGACTTCATCTACCTTCGCCATGTCCCTCTGAGGAAGGTGCACCTCTTCACCATCATCCAGCTCAGCTGCTTGGTCCTGCTGTGGGTCATCAAGACCTCCAAGGCCGCCATCGTCTTCCCCATGATG GTCTTGGCTTTGGTGTTCATCCGGAAGCTGCTGGACTTCATCTTCACCAAGAGAGAGCTGAGCTGGCTGGATGACCTGATGCCCgagtggaagaagaagaagctggaggatGCGGCACAAGAG GAGGAGCACAGTATTATTGCAGAGGAGGAAGGCATTGTACAAGTGCCACTGGAGGGACACTACAA GAGTGACCCAGCCACAGTGAacatcactgatgaaatgtCCAAAGGATCTTTTGGGAATGTATGGAGCAGTGTCAGCCCTGCTGAGAGCACCAAGAAGGAACCAAGCGCTAAAAG TTGTCCCGGCGGCGGCGGCGAAAAGCGACACAAGCGGCGGAGGCATGAGAAGAGCTTGGACAGGGAGACGAGTTTGTGA